One segment of Triticum aestivum cultivar Chinese Spring chromosome 2A, IWGSC CS RefSeq v2.1, whole genome shotgun sequence DNA contains the following:
- the LOC123185097 gene encoding protein FAR1-RELATED SEQUENCE 9-like: MVFDNVEEAQRVYNEYASKMGFGTRIVTSKYSRKNSSDKKRILIYRVFECIHSRKNPSKSVGGSISEGAATNECDDVDMSYASNKKSPSKQAGIYMDVSDKRKRNRLERYDCKAHMGVNLKDGSWVVTIFEADHTHQLMLQRGRRRFCRSHRKIPDADMQYITSLHYRNISTANMMGLLGDARCCDPRSLPYVKTDVTNARAKLRRGLSERDLELTIEYFERRQVENPNFFFSKLEEDGAVRALFWVDGRTRALYPKYKDCVFFDTTFCTNRYNLPFAPIVGINNHTHTVCLGCALLPDETIETFKWVFQQWMLAMNNEHPLNIMTDQDQAMATAISMVFPHSTHRCCKWHVFRVARTKLGRMLGKDEPFAEAFYGCIKGSDTVEEFEERWKQMVEVFGVADKKHLKNMWNSRETWAPVYFRNKFFPFTGTTGRSEGLNSYFKTLNHHGDSVWTFVQQFELCQELMLDREDNADFINEATRPPLWGNYNIEKQAADFYTREVFFKFQKLLAKSTGYGLQYQLQGNVGWFRLVANDGMNPKVYTVRVAPDDQTYMCSCNMFEMCGLICPHIIRVMVHLNVQAIPANYMLPRWSKRATDLAPEPGDGHRAMHFGVPTTNTLKFNSLCRKFGKLASDACFNDEAYSFVSGLIDQGSVGVAEIKARAIDEVARGEEAQGHAANEQLSGGPSTGQQDPPPVGLRNPPKSAKKGRPKEKEKRRKPLIELREDEMKKKAKKDAAKTKKAPKPREKKTPCKYCEDEDHNVKNCQLLAAFLAASASAKAPGVGPILTL, translated from the exons atggtttttgaCAATGTTGAAGAAGCTCAGCGTGTTTACAATGAATATGCCTCGAAGATGGGCTTTGGAACTCGCATTGTGACGTCAAAGTATAGTAGGAAAAATAGCTCGGATAAGAAGCGCATTCTAATCTATAGAGTTTTTGAGTGCATACACTCACGGAAAAATCCTTCGAAGAGTGTTGGTGGTAGCATTTCTGAAGGGGCTGCAACAAATGAGTGTGATGATGTTGATATGAGCTATGCTAGTAACAAAAAATCTCCAAGCAAACAAGCTGGCATCTATATGGATGTGAGCGACAAGAGGAAAAGAAATCGGTTGGAGCGGTATGATTGCAAGGCTCATATGGGTGTTAACCTCAAAGACGGTAGCTGGGTTGTGACAATTTTTGAGGCCGATCACACACACCAGTTGATGTTGCAAAGGGGGCGTCGGAGATTTTGCCGCTCTCACAGAAAGATCCCGGATGCAGACATGCAGTACATCACTTCACTGCACTATCGCAACATATCTACGGCTAATATGATGGGCTTGCTTGGAGATGCACGGTGTTGCGATCCAAGGAGTTTGCCGTATGTGAAGACTGATGTGACAAATGCAAGAGCAAAGTTGCGAAGGGGCCTATCGGAACGTGATTTGGAGCTGACAATCGAGTACTTTGAGAGAAGACAAGTGGAGAATCCAAACTTCTTTTTCTCGAAGCTAGAAGAAGATGGAGCTGTTAGGGCGCTTTTCTGGGTTGATGGGAGAACAAGGGCCTTGTATCCAAAGTACAAAGATTGTGTGTTTTTCGACACCACATTCTGCACAAATCGCTACAACCTGCCCTTTGCTCCAATTGTTGGCATTAACAACCACACACACACTGTTTGCTTGGGGTGTGCTTTGTTGCCTGATGAGACCATTGAAACTTTCAAGTGGGTCTTCCAGCAATGGATGTTGGCAATGAATAATGAGCATCCGTTGAACATTATGACTGATCAAGACCAGGCAATGGCTacagccatctcaatggtattCCCACATTCAACACACAGATGTTGCAAGTGGCACGTCTTCCGGGTTGCAAGAACAAAACTAGGGAGGATGCTGGGCAAGGATGAGCCTTTTGCAGAAGCATTCTATGGTTGCATTAAAGGTTCAGACACCGTTGAGGAGTTTGAAGAACGGTGGAAGCAGATGGTCGAGGTGTTTGGTGTGGCTGATAAGAAACACCTCAAAAACATGTGGAACAGCAGGGAGACGTGGGCTCCTGTGTACTTTAGGAATAAGTTCTTCCCATTCACAGGAACAACTGGGCGCTCCGAGGGCCTGAATTCCTACTTCAAGACATTAAATCATCATGGAGACTCGGTTTGGACCTTTGTGCAGCAGTTTGAGCTTTGCCAGGAGCTGAtgcttgatcgtgaagacaatgCGGACTTCATCAATGAAGCGACGAGGCCACCACTCTGGGGCAA TTACAACATTGAGAAGCAGGCTGCTGATTTCTATACCAGAGAGGTATTTTTCAAGTTTCAGAAACTATTGGCTAAATCAACAGGCTATGGGTTGCAATACCAGCTGCAAGGGAATGTCGGCTGGTTTCGTCTTGTTGCAAATGATGGCATGAACCCTAAAGTGTACACGGTGCGTGTTGCCCCTGATGATCAGACATACATGTGCAGTTGCAACATGTTTGAGATGTGTGGGCTGATCTGCCCACATATCATCCGTGTCATGGTGCACCTGAACGTGCAAGCGATACCTGCGAATTACATGCTTCCAAGATGGTCTAAGAGAGCAACCGACCTTGCACCTGAACCAGGCGATGGGCATAGAGCTATGCATTTCGGCGTCCCCACAACAAACACCCTAAAGTTTAACTCTCTCTGCCGGAAGTTTGGGAAACTCGCTTCTGATGCATGCTTCAATGATGAAGCTTATAGTTTTGTCTCTGGGCTAATTGATCAGGGTAGTGTTGGGGTTGCTGAAATAAAAGCTAGAGCGATCGATGAAGTTGCACGAggcgaagaagcccaaggtcatgcAGCAAATGAACAACTCTCAGGGGGTCCCAGTACAGGGCAGCAGGATCCACCCCCCGTAGGACTACGAAACCCACCAAAGTCAGCAAAGAAGGGGAGGCCAAAAGAAAAAGAGAAGCGAAGGAAGCCACTAATTGAGCTTCGAGAAGATGAAATGAAGAAGAAAGCAAAGAAGGACGCAGCGAAAACGAAGAAAGCTCCAAAGCCAAGGGAAAAGAAGACTCCATGCAAATATTGTGAAGATGAGGATCACAACGTGAAGAACTGCCAACTCCTTGCCGCTTTTCTTGCTGCGAGTGCGAGCGCGAAAGCTCCAGGTGTCGGGCCAATCCTTACACTTTAG